The region AAATCTAAAGCCAACCAGCGGTCTTTAAATAAGAGATTCAAAATGCTTTGATCATCCTGAGCAACCTTATCATGCAACTCATTAGTCATCTCAATCAATTGTTTGCGAACTTCTTCTTGTTTCCATAGTCGATTATTGACTAACATCACACCTGAATTAAAAATATGTTCACCAAAATAAATTTCTCCTCCCAGATCTTTAGCAGCAGCCAACGGATAGTCGCCCAAATCTACGGCAAATAGAGGACTTAGATCTCCTGTGACAACCAAGTCACAATCCAGATATAAAACCTTATCTTCTTCAACAAAATCTGAGATAAAATAACGTAAAAATACTGCATAGTGAATATTGGTCTTATATTGACTGATATGGGAACTATTGACACGAGCATTGACGATTTCACAGTCTAGTTTCTTTAACTTACGATTGAGATTGTAAAACCATTCCGTGGGAAAGTCGCTATTAATTAAATAAAAACGAATTTGTCTATTATGAGAGCAGATTGACTTAATTGTCGTCACAACCTGATCAGCATATTGATAATTGGCACCTAGTACGATTGCTTTCATGTTCATTTTGTCTTTCTTTAATTCTTTGATTGCTTCTATCATTGACTGTGGAGATTGCGAAGAGACTACTATTTTTTCCAATTGGTTTTTATTGGTTATATCAAAAGTCATTACTGGCTTATCTGCATTGATATAGCGATCGACAATAAATTCCATAGAACTTCCCTTATGGATATCCAGATAAGCATCTGACTTTTCAATCATTTCATCAATCACTACTCCAACCATACTAGGATATAGGTGAACATTGGGATAGTTATCTAAAGCCAGAAGGATATCTCCCATATCCGTATAAGCGCCGATATGAAAACCGACTTCAGGAAGAGCCTTGGCTAGTTCATCAATATAAAGAACATCCTGCGAATCTGTAAATGTAAATAGATTGACATCATGAAGGTCATAAACTCTTTTAATAATAAAATGTCCAGCATAATGGTCAGCAATTTGACAGAAACTAATATCTCGGAAAGCCCACCATAAATCCCGATAGCGATATCCCATCAGTGTGGACCATGGTTTCCTATAGGTCGTATAGTGGATAATCAATGGTTCTTGATCCAATTCAAAATGTGAATCCCAATGACTATAAAATGCGATAACATCATGACCAACTTGAAGATTGAAATGCTTATTTAAATCTAACCAGTGATTCTGGAATACTAAATTGAAAATGGTTTGATCTCCATTAAACCCTTCTGTATTAGTATGATCAAGATATGACATATACTCCACTGTCTTATCAAACAACATGGAAGTAACATCCTTTTCTCGCCACTTTTGACTATCAATAACCAACATCCCTGAGTTAAAACCATTACCATCAGCATCCCTTACTGCTGCTATAGAGTAATCTCCAAGATCAAGTTCAAATAATGAGCTCAAATCTCCGTTAATAATAATATCACTATCTAAGTAAACCACTCTTTCTTCCTTGACAAGTCTTGGAATTAAGAATCGAGCGTAAGCTATAGGGGAAATGTGCTCTTGTGTTCTCCACTCAGAATCAATCGCGTTACCAATATAAATATCCTCTACAATGCTTCCTAATCTTTCCACTTGAATCTTAAGTTCAAGGATCCAATCGCTAGGGATATTCTGATGCAGAATATAAAGCTTAACATTTTGGTTATAGTATAAAATAGATTTTATCGTTGTGAGTATTGGGGTAAGATAATGTTTATCCCCAGCAAGTACAATTGCCTTCATATAAATCCTTTTAGTTGCTTAATCGTGCGCAATAGGCTTTTATAGCTTCCACCATTTTCTCCGGTTCGGATGATGAAAAAACGTAACTTCTTCCACTTGAATCATGACTAGTATTGTCGAAAGCGAAGATTGGTTTGTTTTTATGATGAATTTCTTCGATAATAGCCCCTACAACTCCACCATGATTGATATCCAGATAAAAATCCATCTTATCCATGGTTTCCTTCTTGTTAAAAGGACTAAAGTTGGGATAAATTGAAAGATTCAAAAATCGTTGCATATCAACTACGCTCTCAGCAAAATCTGTTGGAGCCAATACTGTAACATGAAGTTCCGGCAATTCAGATAATAGGTATTCTATTGATTCTAGACCAGCACTATTTGTAAAAATACAAGTATGATATAAGGGAGCCTTCACCAGTTCTGAAAATGAACGTCTGATGATATCTGTTTCTAGCAATACATCATTCCAGTTCAAACCATAATAAAACCACCATAACTTACGAAAACGTGTCAGCGTCAAATGGGTCCATGGTTTAAATTCCGTGGTATAGTGAATAATCTTTGGTTCATACTTTCCGTAATAGTTAGACTGATACCATTCCATATTCCCACTTAAATGGAGAAATTGATCCAAACCAACCATAAAATTATACTCTTTATCCAAATGTAGCCACTGGTCACCAAAATACATATTGAGAACGCCTTGGTCTCCATAAACATGTTCATGATGTTTGGCAGTCAACTCCAGTAGACTTTGTGTCAAACAATTTTCTCTCCATTTCTTTGCATCAATTACCATCACACCTGAATTAAAGGTTGTTAACCAACCACTCTGATCAACATCCTGAACAGCTGCGATAGCATATCCCTGTAAATCCAAGAAAAATAAGTCATCTAATTTTGCATTGACAATCGTATCCGAGTCTAAATAAAGAACCCTATCTTCTATAACTTCATCTGCAATAAAATATCTAAAGAAAGCAGCATAGGATAAGATTGCATTCGGTAAGTGAAAATCACGAAGATTATGAGCTGTTTTTTTGACATTTATAATCTCAGATCCAATAATCTTCAAACGATGTCTCATCAATAAAAACCATTCACTAGGTAGGTCGTCATTAAACACATAAAACTTTACTTTATGATTATGAACTGAAACTGACTTTATAACGGTTTCTACCTTATCAATATAATTAATATCAGCTCCAAGAGCAATCACTTTTTTATGCATTC is a window of Streptococcus mitis DNA encoding:
- a CDS encoding SP_1767 family glycosyltransferase; this encodes MKAIVLAGDKHYLTPILTTIKSILYYNQNVKLYILHQNIPSDWILELKIQVERLGSIVEDIYIGNAIDSEWRTQEHISPIAYARFLIPRLVKEERVVYLDSDIIINGDLSSLFELDLGDYSIAAVRDADGNGFNSGMLVIDSQKWREKDVTSMLFDKTVEYMSYLDHTNTEGFNGDQTIFNLVFQNHWLDLNKHFNLQVGHDVIAFYSHWDSHFELDQEPLIIHYTTYRKPWSTLMGYRYRDLWWAFRDISFCQIADHYAGHFIIKRVYDLHDVNLFTFTDSQDVLYIDELAKALPEVGFHIGAYTDMGDILLALDNYPNVHLYPSMVGVVIDEMIEKSDAYLDIHKGSSMEFIVDRYINADKPVMTFDITNKNQLEKIVVSSQSPQSMIEAIKELKKDKMNMKAIVLGANYQYADQVVTTIKSICSHNRQIRFYLINSDFPTEWFYNLNRKLKKLDCEIVNARVNSSHISQYKTNIHYAVFLRYFISDFVEEDKVLYLDCDLVVTGDLSPLFAVDLGDYPLAAAKDLGGEIYFGEHIFNSGVMLVNNRLWKQEEVRKQLIEMTNELHDKVAQDDQSILNLLFKDRWLALDFKYNCITLHTHFSDYRPELGTYPPIIHYLTERKPWGLYERSIYRDVWWYYNTQDWSDMSQVTPCLTKDQVSQYTGIQHSALVYTYSSDLRNMGYLIENLPNVKFYVAAPVMVADSITALLAYPNVSVLSDIAGQPDLIDSLVEGCDFLLDINADVEVDGIIGRFQQVGKPVFAFESVAHGKQGQFLYDQGHPEEMILVIEEYCQNGKLPVKKHQTYPKVLDIQQSLDYILEYDSSVIRYGDGEMDIMMGHGIPYQDYDEKLAEQLRSIIQLESSPELLICLSDVFEGLERYNPEAVNFWQKHLEQYKEAYHRFCTASFYGSTFISRPYMDLKDKSASVTHFEKLKKLWDKRDILIVEGENSRSGVGNDLFDNVQSVERIICPSRNAYSKVQAIQEAIEKHADGKLVFLMLGPTAKVLAYHLSKKDIQAIDLGHIDSEYEWFKMGATSKVKFSHKHTAEHNFDQEIQLVEDEIYNKQVVVRI
- a CDS encoding glycosyltransferase; amino-acid sequence: MHKKVIALGADINYIDKVETVIKSVSVHNHKVKFYVFNDDLPSEWFLLMRHRLKIIGSEIINVKKTAHNLRDFHLPNAILSYAAFFRYFIADEVIEDRVLYLDSDTIVNAKLDDLFFLDLQGYAIAAVQDVDQSGWLTTFNSGVMVIDAKKWRENCLTQSLLELTAKHHEHVYGDQGVLNMYFGDQWLHLDKEYNFMVGLDQFLHLSGNMEWYQSNYYGKYEPKIIHYTTEFKPWTHLTLTRFRKLWWFYYGLNWNDVLLETDIIRRSFSELVKAPLYHTCIFTNSAGLESIEYLLSELPELHVTVLAPTDFAESVVDMQRFLNLSIYPNFSPFNKKETMDKMDFYLDINHGGVVGAIIEEIHHKNKPIFAFDNTSHDSSGRSYVFSSSEPEKMVEAIKAYCARLSN